A single Clostridia bacterium DNA region contains:
- a CDS encoding ACT domain-containing protein — MVETKMFIVDSNILPKVYEKVIAAKLLLKAGDATTIQEACQKIGLSRSAFYKYKDSVFDYTTQDLGRIVTLFMVLKHTPGVLSDIINRISSAKGNIITINQNIPVMGSASLTASIDTQSMEINPEELMELLLSCKGCKKVEIIGME, encoded by the coding sequence ATGGTAGAAACAAAGATGTTCATAGTTGATTCCAACATACTCCCAAAGGTATATGAGAAGGTCATAGCTGCAAAGCTCTTGTTGAAGGCAGGAGATGCCACGACAATTCAAGAGGCATGTCAAAAGATAGGATTAAGCAGAAGTGCTTTTTATAAATATAAGGATAGTGTCTTTGATTATACTACTCAGGATCTCGGGCGGATTGTTACTTTGTTTATGGTTCTCAAACATACCCCAGGAGTGCTATCTGATATTATAAACAGGATTTCATCTGCTAAAGGCAATATCATTACAATTAATCAGAACATACCTGTAATGGGCTCTGCCTCACTAACAGCATCCATTGATACACAGTCTATGGAGATAAATCCCGAGGAACTGATGGAGCTGCTGCTGTCCTGCAAGGGCTGCAAAAAAGTAGAAATCATAGGGATGGAATAA
- the tsaB gene encoding tRNA (adenosine(37)-N6)-threonylcarbamoyltransferase complex dimerization subunit type 1 TsaB: MKILAVDTSTSAATAAIMEDGRLVSEYILNINRAHSQKIMGIIDDLFKKSGMEPAEIDIYACSSGPGSFTGLRIGASIMKGMAQTFRKPIVGVPTLDALAYNLYNCTGLVCPMLDAQRGMVYSSLYSWEKGRLVKLEDLRAILIEDLIKLIKEKAVPTTFLGDGVLLFQESLKKGLGEYYMAPADGLLPRASSCAALAEDLYGKGMADTYNTFKLTYIRKSQAEVEYEKKQKLELQEMSFEDIDQVYEIESLSFTTPWSRESFESELSKNTLAKYFVAKVDGVVAAYGGMWIVLDEGHITNIAVHPDFRGRRIGEKIVQSLLKAAKDSKAVHVTLEVRASNEVARNLYKKLGFVDSGRRKGYYADTGEDAVIMWKELK, encoded by the coding sequence ATGAAAATCCTGGCTGTTGATACGTCCACTTCTGCAGCGACAGCAGCAATAATGGAAGATGGAAGACTTGTTTCAGAGTATATATTGAATATTAATAGAGCCCATTCACAGAAGATAATGGGCATAATAGATGACCTCTTCAAGAAATCAGGAATGGAACCTGCTGAAATCGATATATATGCATGCTCTTCAGGCCCGGGCTCTTTTACGGGGCTTCGCATTGGAGCATCAATAATGAAGGGGATGGCTCAAACCTTCAGGAAGCCTATTGTCGGAGTGCCCACGCTTGATGCATTGGCATACAACCTTTACAATTGTACAGGCTTGGTTTGTCCAATGCTTGATGCTCAAAGAGGGATGGTCTACAGCAGTCTGTACTCATGGGAAAAGGGCAGGCTGGTGAAACTGGAGGATCTTAGGGCGATTCTAATTGAGGACCTTATTAAACTGATTAAGGAGAAGGCGGTACCTACCACTTTCCTTGGAGATGGTGTGCTGCTTTTTCAAGAAAGCTTGAAAAAAGGTCTTGGAGAATATTATATGGCACCTGCTGACGGCTTGCTGCCGCGTGCTTCCTCCTGTGCAGCCTTAGCTGAGGATTTGTATGGTAAGGGCATGGCTGATACATATAACACTTTTAAACTCACATATATAAGAAAATCCCAAGCTGAAGTTGAATATGAGAAGAAACAGAAGTTAGAGCTGCAAGAGATGAGTTTTGAAGATATTGATCAGGTATATGAAATAGAGAGCTTGAGCTTTACAACCCCTTGGTCTCGTGAATCCTTTGAATCGGAGCTTTCCAAAAACACCTTGGCAAAGTATTTTGTAGCAAAGGTGGATGGTGTGGTTGCGGCTTATGGAGGAATGTGGATTGTACTTGATGAGGGTCATATAACAAATATAGCAGTTCACCCTGATTTTAGAGGCCGGAGGATTGGAGAAAAGATAGTGCAGTCATTGCTTAAGGCAGCAAAGGACAGCAAGGCTGTACATGTTACTTTAGAGGTAAGAGCTTCAAATGAAGTTGCGCGGAATCTCTATAAGAAGCTGGGTTTTGTAGACAGCGGAAGAAGAAAGGGCTACTATGCGGATACAGGAGAAGATGCGGTGATAATGTGGAAGGAACTGAAATAG
- a CDS encoding zf-HC2 domain-containing protein encodes MQCKEISSLVMKYFDGNISELEREMIIKHNDKCSGCAEEFRVLREAIGTLEEFLEIEVPIGFESRVMEGIKTQRMYFTNPKIVAFWLISVLGLIVFAWNMLTFVTIPFVRESGVLIAAQNVLIYGVNIISGILREVLVTISVLLGKILVLRNVLLRDYVTFVTTIVMAFMGINLILIFRLNLREN; translated from the coding sequence TTGCAGTGCAAGGAAATAAGTAGTTTAGTCATGAAGTATTTCGATGGGAATATCAGTGAACTGGAACGAGAAATGATAATAAAGCATAACGACAAATGCTCTGGTTGTGCAGAGGAATTCAGAGTACTCAGGGAAGCTATAGGCACTCTGGAAGAGTTTCTTGAAATAGAAGTTCCTATTGGATTTGAGTCAAGGGTAATGGAAGGAATAAAGACCCAGAGGATGTACTTCACAAACCCTAAAATCGTAGCCTTCTGGTTGATTTCAGTGCTGGGACTTATAGTTTTTGCTTGGAATATGCTGACTTTCGTGACAATACCTTTTGTAAGAGAAAGTGGAGTGCTGATAGCAGCACAAAATGTACTCATATACGGAGTAAACATAATTTCTGGCATCTTAAGAGAGGTGCTTGTTACGATATCAGTACTTCTAGGAAAGATTCTGGTTTTGAGGAATGTTCTGCTTAGAGATTATGTGACTTTTGTTACAACTATAGTAATGGCATTTATGGGAATTAACTTGATCTTAATATTTAGGCTTAACTTGCGAGAGAATTAG
- a CDS encoding sigma-70 family RNA polymerase sigma factor: MNASDIEIVNQCLAGDLNAFEVLIERYKKAIYNTAFRMMGNREEAEDVSQEAFIRMYNSLSKYNPEYKFMTWALKVTTNLCLDSLRKRKAETIPIDDGFEIKDGKDTPEEEYIRKENQKLVQDAIMKLPEKYREFLILFHHRNLSYQEIMDITGESLTIVKNRLYRARQMLKDELLSREKEREKFAVQGNK, from the coding sequence TTGAATGCCTCTGACATTGAAATAGTGAACCAGTGCCTGGCTGGAGATTTAAATGCTTTTGAGGTACTCATTGAGAGGTATAAGAAGGCTATTTACAACACAGCATTCAGGATGATGGGAAACAGGGAAGAAGCCGAGGATGTCTCTCAGGAGGCATTTATAAGGATGTACAATTCCCTTTCTAAATACAATCCTGAATATAAGTTTATGACATGGGCATTGAAGGTTACCACAAACCTTTGTTTGGATAGCTTGCGTAAAAGAAAAGCAGAAACTATACCTATAGATGATGGGTTCGAAATCAAGGATGGGAAAGATACTCCGGAAGAAGAGTATATAAGGAAAGAGAACCAGAAGCTGGTGCAGGATGCAATAATGAAGCTGCCGGAAAAATACAGAGAATTTCTGATATTGTTCCATCATAGAAATTTATCCTACCAGGAAATAATGGATATTACAGGTGAATCACTCACTATAGTAAAGAATAGGCTATATAGAGCCCGGCAAATGCTTAAGGATGAATTGCTCAGCAGAGAAAAGGAGCGTGAGAAGTTTGCAGTGCAAGGAAATAAGTAG
- a CDS encoding methyl-accepting chemotaxis protein — MRKRDNYFKFPKMGKGLSFKHKRNYFGFLKNVKFPKLNIKLPAFKIRKSNAKTPSPKGPKEHIKVKFDIHKLVGGIRGRIILLVMLMTLIPLTFLTLSSINAQKDTIMGNMNELNTSVNKGLVERINANITQSLKTLELIPQSVDVLAMDSYQQERLIRKIASSQQSAFKEITLTDVNGTVLYSMNTQLNGTNIGQERWYTESMRGQSFISDSYLDAKLRAPAFNIAVPVLDQNKSVAGVLCAKVVLDEIQAFITQTKIGQSGVAYIIDKNGIVFAHPQYKDMVLKSYNTVENMIEGPINLVKGKEGSSQYENNEGEEVIGTYYRVPLTGWGLVTETGVKEALQPVKAAESKAYALIAIAFIISLGGSLLLAYIIVKPLVNMSKVVGEIKNGNLKKRLAVTSKDEIGELQSSFNLMTDSLCTILNEVSDAVSEITEAAQKLSESANISSAATEEISAIVESVAEGAQSQMASVEVTSGVVEEITNKVDETAQKTQAVAVSAEGAAKIAEEGSENINIINGTIGIIKESVVNSASLVERLGSKSAQITGIVKVIRDIAGKTNMLALNAAIEAARAGDAGKGFAVVANEIRNLAEQTRDASKSIETLLLEVQRETQVTVVAMNEGLIEVEKGTEAISSTYSTFDKIIKEIHLVAEEVRVVSNSVLELRNDNIQVIDAVREVSSIAETTSRGTQNVLASTEEQSSAMQEINSSAVRLNEMAVELRTIVNKFDC; from the coding sequence ATGAGAAAGAGAGATAACTATTTTAAATTCCCTAAAATGGGTAAAGGCCTGTCTTTTAAACATAAAAGGAATTATTTTGGTTTTTTAAAAAATGTCAAATTCCCTAAGCTGAACATTAAGCTTCCTGCATTTAAGATAAGGAAGTCAAATGCAAAGACTCCAAGCCCCAAGGGACCAAAGGAACATATAAAGGTCAAATTCGACATCCACAAGTTGGTCGGAGGTATCAGGGGAAGAATTATTTTGCTTGTTATGCTTATGACTCTCATACCACTTACATTTCTCACACTGTCCAGCATAAACGCTCAGAAAGATACGATAATGGGCAATATGAATGAGCTGAATACATCTGTAAATAAGGGGCTTGTTGAGAGGATAAACGCAAATATTACACAAAGTCTTAAGACCTTGGAGCTGATACCACAGTCGGTGGATGTACTTGCAATGGACAGCTACCAGCAGGAAAGGCTTATAAGAAAAATTGCCTCAAGCCAGCAGTCAGCTTTTAAGGAGATCACACTCACGGATGTAAATGGTACAGTGCTGTATTCAATGAATACGCAGTTAAATGGTACAAACATAGGACAGGAAAGATGGTACACCGAGTCCATGAGAGGCCAAAGCTTTATATCTGATTCATACCTGGATGCCAAGCTCCGTGCTCCGGCCTTCAATATAGCTGTTCCGGTATTGGACCAGAATAAGTCTGTAGCTGGGGTTTTGTGCGCCAAGGTTGTGTTGGACGAAATCCAGGCGTTTATAACCCAAACTAAGATAGGCCAAAGCGGGGTTGCATATATAATAGATAAAAACGGAATAGTGTTTGCACACCCTCAATATAAGGACATGGTGCTGAAAAGCTATAATACAGTAGAAAATATGATAGAAGGTCCTATAAACCTGGTGAAAGGTAAGGAAGGTTCCTCACAGTATGAGAACAACGAGGGTGAAGAAGTAATAGGCACTTATTATAGAGTACCACTAACCGGATGGGGACTTGTAACTGAGACGGGAGTTAAGGAAGCTCTGCAGCCTGTGAAAGCTGCAGAGAGCAAAGCTTATGCATTAATAGCAATAGCATTTATAATATCTTTGGGAGGCAGCTTGCTTCTGGCATACATAATTGTCAAGCCTCTTGTCAATATGTCAAAGGTCGTCGGAGAAATCAAGAATGGAAACCTTAAGAAAAGGTTGGCTGTCACTTCAAAGGATGAAATTGGAGAACTCCAAAGCTCTTTCAACCTTATGACGGATTCTCTATGCACTATACTGAATGAGGTAAGTGATGCGGTTTCTGAAATTACTGAAGCAGCTCAAAAACTTAGTGAAAGTGCAAATATAAGCTCGGCAGCGACAGAGGAAATTTCTGCAATAGTGGAAAGTGTTGCTGAAGGAGCTCAGTCCCAGATGGCATCAGTAGAGGTGACTTCTGGAGTTGTTGAAGAAATTACTAACAAAGTTGATGAGACAGCCCAAAAAACTCAGGCTGTTGCAGTGTCAGCTGAGGGAGCTGCTAAAATTGCCGAAGAGGGTTCTGAGAATATAAATATTATAAACGGAACAATCGGTATAATAAAAGAAAGTGTTGTCAATTCTGCTTCACTGGTTGAGCGTTTAGGCAGCAAATCAGCTCAAATAACAGGAATCGTAAAGGTAATAAGGGATATAGCAGGGAAGACAAATATGCTTGCGTTGAATGCAGCAATTGAGGCTGCCCGTGCAGGAGATGCCGGTAAAGGCTTTGCAGTAGTTGCAAATGAAATAAGAAACCTTGCAGAGCAGACAAGGGATGCTTCGAAGAGTATAGAAACTCTTCTGTTGGAAGTTCAGAGAGAAACTCAGGTAACAGTTGTAGCAATGAACGAAGGACTGATAGAGGTGGAAAAGGGTACTGAAGCCATTAGCTCTACATATAGTACTTTTGATAAGATAATAAAGGAAATACATCTTGTAGCTGAGGAAGTAAGGGTTGTATCTAACTCGGTGCTTGAGCTTAGGAATGATAATATACAGGTAATTGATGCGGTAAGAGAAGTAAGTTCTATTGCTGAAACTACTTCGAGAGGCACTCAGAATGTTCTGGCCAGCACAGAGGAGCAATCTTCTGCAATGCAGGAGATAAACAGTTCTGCTGTCAGATTGAATGAAATGGCAGTTGAGCTGAGAACTATAGTTAATAAATTTGATTGCTAA
- the tsaE gene encoding tRNA (adenosine(37)-N6)-threonylcarbamoyltransferase complex ATPase subunit type 1 TsaE, producing MLRFITESAEETSIIGEQLGRLLSKGNIICLSGDLGAGKTAFTKGIAKGLGVEDYVTSPTYTIINEYQGRLPLYHFDVYRLNDVEEMYELGYEEYFFGDGIVVLEWADIVRDIIPGDRLWITILNTKGDDSREIIMEPTGEAYDDIVKGMEHNENPGC from the coding sequence ATGCTTAGATTTATTACTGAAAGTGCTGAAGAGACGTCAATTATTGGTGAACAGCTGGGCAGACTGCTAAGCAAAGGGAATATCATATGTCTCTCAGGAGATCTCGGGGCGGGTAAGACCGCTTTTACAAAAGGAATAGCAAAGGGTCTGGGCGTTGAGGACTATGTGACCAGCCCAACCTATACAATTATCAATGAGTATCAGGGCAGATTGCCTCTTTACCACTTTGATGTATATAGACTCAATGATGTTGAAGAAATGTATGAATTAGGCTATGAGGAGTATTTCTTCGGTGATGGGATAGTGGTATTGGAATGGGCGGATATAGTAAGAGATATAATTCCGGGAGACAGGCTTTGGATAACCATATTGAATACAAAGGGAGACGATTCCCGTGAAATAATAATGGAGCCCACCGGTGAAGCTTATGACGATATAGTGAAAGGGATGGAGCATAATGAAAATCCTGGCTGTTGA
- a CDS encoding amidohydrolase: protein MILIKNGKIYTMAEKIYESGSILVDNGKIVAVGENVEAPADAEVIDAEGKLVMPGMIEAHCHLGMWEDAIGFEGADGNEAVDPVTPQLRAIDSINPMDRTFEEAREGGITTVCTGPGSANVIGGTFVTIKTYGNRVDDMILKEPAAMKVAFGENPKRTYAEKKISPTTRMATAAILREQLFKAKAYNEKLQKGSQDPDKKPEFDMKMEAMIKVINKEIPLKAHAHRADDIFTALRIAKEFDVDITIDHCTEGHLIADELAKEGKYIINGPHLTERTKFELKNKTFKTPAVLSKAGIKFSITTDHPVVPIQYLPVCAGLAARDGLDEMEALKAITINAAEILGLEDRIGSLEKGKDADIVIMDGHPFELTSRTYAVLIDGKVIFRR, encoded by the coding sequence ATGATACTCATTAAAAACGGTAAGATCTATACTATGGCAGAAAAGATATATGAAAGTGGCAGCATATTAGTGGACAATGGGAAAATTGTTGCTGTAGGGGAGAATGTTGAGGCTCCGGCAGATGCTGAGGTTATTGATGCTGAGGGCAAGCTGGTAATGCCCGGCATGATAGAGGCACATTGTCATTTGGGGATGTGGGAGGATGCCATTGGTTTCGAGGGAGCGGATGGCAATGAAGCGGTAGATCCTGTCACGCCGCAGCTTAGGGCAATAGATTCCATAAACCCTATGGACAGAACCTTTGAAGAAGCAAGGGAGGGCGGCATAACCACAGTATGTACCGGCCCAGGAAGCGCAAATGTAATCGGAGGAACCTTTGTGACCATAAAAACCTATGGAAACAGAGTGGATGATATGATTCTAAAAGAGCCTGCTGCTATGAAGGTAGCCTTTGGAGAAAATCCGAAGAGAACTTATGCAGAAAAGAAGATATCCCCCACAACGAGGATGGCTACAGCAGCGATACTAAGAGAGCAGCTTTTTAAAGCAAAGGCATATAATGAGAAGCTTCAAAAGGGGTCGCAGGACCCGGATAAAAAGCCGGAGTTTGATATGAAAATGGAAGCGATGATAAAGGTCATCAACAAAGAGATACCTCTTAAAGCACATGCTCACAGAGCTGACGATATTTTTACGGCACTTAGGATTGCCAAAGAGTTTGACGTAGATATCACTATTGACCATTGCACAGAAGGTCACCTTATAGCTGATGAGCTTGCAAAGGAAGGGAAATACATAATAAATGGACCTCACCTGACAGAAAGGACAAAGTTTGAGCTTAAGAATAAAACCTTTAAGACTCCGGCGGTTCTTAGCAAGGCAGGAATCAAATTCTCCATTACAACAGATCATCCGGTTGTACCGATACAGTACTTGCCTGTGTGTGCGGGCTTGGCAGCTAGAGATGGGCTGGATGAGATGGAGGCATTAAAGGCTATAACAATTAATGCAGCGGAAATATTGGGTCTTGAGGACAGAATAGGCAGTCTTGAAAAGGGTAAGGACGCTGATATCGTAATAATGGATGGACATCCTTTCGAGCTTACCAGTAGAACATATGCAGTGCTTATAGACGGTAAGGTCATATTTAGACGTTAA
- a CDS encoding Tex family protein translates to MDIVAKLAKELSVKLWQVESTVKLIDDGNTIPFIARYRKELTGELSDTILRDLNERLTYLRNLENRKAEVIRLIEEQGKLTDELRASIDKAELLQEVEDLYRPYKQKKRTRATIAKEKGLEPLADIIWIQESSKESLEEIAMKFVNPELGVETTQDAINGASDIIAERISDNAEFRKEIRELTFRNGIIAAKGTKEEKSEYQMYYDFSEPVFKIAPHRILAINRGEKEEFLSIKVEAPVDRILTYLSNGSIIENSPYRDVLGAVVKDAYSRLIAPSIEREIRNELTDKAEEQAIKVFAANLRNLLLQAPIKGKVVMGFDPAFRTGCKIAVLDETGKLLDTTTVYLTASENQLAEGKRVLENLIRKYNVEVISLGNGTASRESEKICAEIIKEMNIPLHYVIVNEAGASVYSASELAAQEYPDINVSIRGAISIARRLQDPLAELVKIDPKAIGVGQYQHDVTQKKLSDSLGGVVEDCVNSVGVDLNTASPSLLQHISGVNSGIAKNIVAYREENGMFKSRKELLKVKKLGAKAFEQAAGFLRIPESKNILDNTSVHPESYEAAKKLLEKAGYSLSELKQKEMSGVVHQLVSMDINALAAELGVGVPTLRDILNELQKPGRDPRDEMPKPILMSDVLDIKDLRPEMILTGTVRNVIDFGAFVDIGVHQDGLVHISELADRFVKRPLDVVQVGDIVKVKVLDVDMDRNRISLSMKGLN, encoded by the coding sequence ATGGATATAGTTGCAAAACTAGCGAAGGAACTGTCGGTTAAACTCTGGCAGGTTGAAAGTACAGTAAAACTAATAGACGATGGCAATACAATACCTTTTATTGCTCGATACAGAAAAGAACTTACAGGGGAGCTTTCAGACACTATATTAAGAGACCTGAATGAAAGGCTTACATATCTCAGAAATCTTGAAAATAGAAAGGCAGAGGTAATAAGGCTAATTGAAGAGCAGGGCAAGCTCACTGACGAGCTCAGGGCTTCTATTGATAAAGCTGAGCTATTGCAGGAGGTTGAGGATTTATACCGTCCATACAAACAAAAAAAGAGAACAAGGGCTACCATAGCCAAGGAAAAAGGTTTGGAGCCGTTAGCGGATATAATATGGATTCAGGAGAGTTCAAAGGAATCTCTGGAAGAAATCGCAATGAAATTTGTAAATCCCGAGCTTGGAGTAGAAACAACTCAGGATGCAATCAATGGGGCTTCGGATATTATTGCAGAGCGCATATCTGATAATGCGGAGTTCAGGAAGGAAATAAGGGAGCTGACCTTCAGAAACGGTATCATTGCTGCAAAGGGCACTAAGGAGGAAAAATCGGAATACCAGATGTATTATGATTTTAGTGAGCCAGTTTTCAAAATTGCCCCACATAGGATACTTGCAATAAACAGAGGAGAAAAAGAAGAATTTCTTTCTATCAAGGTTGAAGCTCCTGTGGACAGAATATTGACTTACTTAAGCAACGGTTCAATAATTGAAAATTCGCCTTATAGAGACGTGCTGGGAGCTGTTGTAAAGGATGCATACAGCAGGCTTATTGCTCCATCAATAGAGAGGGAGATAAGAAACGAGCTTACTGATAAGGCTGAGGAGCAAGCAATCAAGGTATTTGCCGCTAATCTAAGGAATCTTCTTCTGCAGGCACCTATAAAGGGAAAGGTGGTAATGGGCTTTGACCCGGCTTTCAGAACCGGCTGCAAGATTGCAGTATTGGATGAGACCGGAAAATTGCTGGATACAACCACAGTATATCTTACAGCGTCGGAGAACCAGCTGGCAGAAGGCAAAAGAGTGTTGGAGAATCTTATTAGGAAATATAATGTAGAAGTCATATCCTTGGGCAATGGGACTGCATCAAGAGAATCAGAAAAGATATGTGCAGAGATAATCAAGGAAATGAATATACCGCTTCATTATGTAATAGTCAATGAGGCGGGTGCGTCGGTTTATTCAGCATCAGAGCTGGCAGCACAGGAATATCCTGATATTAATGTATCCATTAGAGGAGCTATCTCAATTGCAAGAAGGCTTCAGGACCCTCTTGCCGAATTGGTAAAGATAGACCCTAAGGCTATAGGGGTTGGACAATATCAGCACGATGTCACCCAGAAGAAGCTTTCTGACTCTCTTGGGGGTGTTGTGGAAGACTGCGTGAATAGTGTCGGAGTGGATTTGAATACAGCCTCTCCATCACTACTCCAGCATATATCAGGAGTAAATTCAGGTATTGCTAAAAATATTGTGGCTTACAGGGAAGAAAATGGGATGTTTAAGAGCAGGAAGGAGCTGCTGAAGGTTAAAAAGCTTGGAGCGAAGGCTTTCGAACAAGCAGCAGGCTTCTTAAGGATACCTGAAAGCAAAAATATATTGGATAATACCTCGGTACACCCAGAATCCTATGAGGCGGCTAAGAAGCTATTGGAAAAGGCCGGCTATTCATTGTCAGAGCTAAAGCAGAAGGAAATGAGCGGTGTTGTACACCAATTAGTGAGTATGGATATAAACGCTCTGGCAGCTGAGTTAGGTGTAGGAGTTCCTACTCTGAGAGATATATTGAATGAGCTGCAGAAGCCTGGCAGAGACCCAAGGGACGAAATGCCGAAGCCTATATTAATGTCAGATGTACTGGATATTAAGGACTTAAGGCCGGAAATGATTCTCACCGGGACAGTAAGGAATGTTATTGACTTTGGAGCCTTCGTGGACATTGGAGTACATCAGGATGGTTTGGTGCACATATCTGAGCTGGCAGACAGATTTGTAAAAAGGCCTCTTGATGTTGTTCAGGTAGGGGACATTGTAAAGGTTAAGGTTCTGGATGTGGATATGGACAGGAATAGAATTAGCCTAAGTATGAAGGGCTTGAATTAA